Genomic segment of Malus domestica chromosome 15, GDT2T_hap1:
cattatattcttatttaatgaagatttttaaaaaaatgaccaaaatgattgatgatggacaaactcaaggaccaattctattgatttcaaatctcaatgaTCAAAGTAAGGAGTAAGGAGTTATTAAATCTCAGTAACCATTTTAGATAAAAAGCCTAAAAAATATCTAATGGCTGAGCATGTGAATCCTCATTTTTTACCTTCACCTGAAGAACCTAAATATTATAAGATTTAATTTAATTCAAGTCCAATTTGAGAGTCAATATTAAGAATAGTCCATTTCTCGTGATCTTTGACATAAGTTCATTCCACGTCATCTATTATAtataaagagagaagaaaaggtgaatagtattttggtgtcaccaagcttcaacaaaagaaagggacaaaaatgccccataaacaaaaaacttcaaaggcatcccaaaataatgcatcaaataaggtaggggcatttttgttattttaatagtatttttttaataattaaattattttgtggtttttttttaattattacctcacaataggctaccAATTATTTGATTCAATTTATCTATTTCTAAACAAGACGTGTAATGCCGATTATAAAAAGGATATTTCACacgtggataataatgtgattaaattagttgtcaaatgattgttttttttgttgttgtaacaaatgatattatctatactaagggggaGGAATgtgagtttagcctcacaatgggctagcaacaatgtgattcaatcagttgtttattaaatattattttatctattttaaacacgttcaaaaaaTCTTAAGAGGcttgtaatgccggttataaaaaaagtctttcgcactcgtataataatttgattaaattatttgttaaatgattattttttttattaacaaacgatattatctacattaagaggaatgaggtgggcttagcctcacaatgggctagcaataatgtgattcaatcaattgtttattaaatattattttctctattcttaatgtaaaattTATAGAgatcgattttattatgtgaattcaactgctttaattggtttatgaggggtttcttctagcatgatataagattattcatttacttcaaatatttgactttccttttgtcaatttacacacatatatacatttaaaacgtataAGTCGCGCATAGCACgttgtgattcaaaaaatatctTCTGCACGTTCGTGAGCGCATGCATAGAAGCTAgtttttattatcttttaaaTTGTTAATCTTTATTTCAATTTGGCccttatattttaaattatctCTACTCCTTTTTTCAAGGATTTTTACTTCTCTTTTTAAATATCCATTGCTAGTTTGAATTTCTCCCTTTTGAATTCCAAAAAGATGGGCATCCGCCCATTTTCAACCTGCACACGAAATCAAACACATAGACAAAGTAAGTAACACTAATGACATGTTTACGTAAGGGTAATCGGAATAAAGAAAGGgaattgaattccgattacggaGTATTCCGGTGTTTACTAAATATTAAGGAATCAAAAAAGTGGTGGAGCCCACACGAAACAAGGAATCCAATTCCTGAAATTGGAGGAACCGGATTCCCTAGTTTTGTGAGGTATTTGAATTCCCTAAGGGCAAGGGAATCAGGAATGCATCTTTTATTCCAATTATGCCCtcacttgtttcttattatccCAACATTGCCTTTCATTTGACACTCATTAtgtcatttttaataaataaataaaacctatttatatttttttatatagataattttattatataaatttaattaagaatttaatttaattaattagtatgaaaataatttatttatgtaagggcaatttAAGAGgttgcacttggtgcgatggcaagtgccttcgcccatgagcggtaggtctcgggttcgagacttgggagcagcctctccataaaatgggggtaaggctagccgacattcatctCTTCCAGAccatgcgtaaagcgggagtcttgtgcactgggtacgaccttttatgtaagggcaatttagtcatcaacttagttttcattccgattgaagtgaattagtaaacaacttatatagaCTCAATATCATTTTtgccatcttttaataaataaataaaacctatttatacatgcttatatagatgaattttattatataaatttaattaagaatttaattaaattaattagtatgaaaataatttatttatgtaagggcaatatagtaatcaacctagttttcattccgattgaaatgaattagtaaacaacttatatggactcaacatcattcctactccgattcctgacagttttagtaaacaacttcaacaggaatctgattctgattccacctcatttcaattcctcctcaatccaattccccCTCAATCtaattcctctcaatttgattacggattagtaaacacGCCATAAAATTTGTTGACGTAGGGTGTGTGGTCCAGGTAGTCGTAGTACATTGGATCACATCCATCACGTGCCAACGAAAACGGATCTCTATTGAAATGCCGCAATATTATATGAAAAATGTTAAGAAGATTTTGTTGACGTAGGGTGTGTGGTCCAGGTAGTACATTGGATCACATCCATCACGTGCCAACGAAAACGGATCTCTATTGAAATGCCGCAATATTATATGAAAAATGTTaagaagattttttttaaaatgaaattatatataaatttctGTTACTTCataatttaacgttaatttttgtGCAAATATTATAGAACATTGTGCAAAAAATGATGGGTTAAAAAGTTCACACAAAGTCACACTTTACGAGAATATTCTTAACATTTTTTTATGTTATATTGTACACAAACTAGAAAATATTATATAAGTTTAAATAATAAAGATAAAGCCACGTACAGCCCTCGAAGAAATATCACACTTTTCACTAATCAGCTTGATGCTCCTTAAGTACTCATGAgtttttttgttattgtttttttactaataagtttataataataaaaataccaAATTATATTGTCAGACAACGTTGAATATGTAGGTTCATATGTTAATTATTTGAGGGGTTCTTTTAGGGCCAATAAAATATAAGCAACGCCAACTTCGAAAAGGAACTACAAAAGAAACAACTTGTGATGATTACAAGAATGACTCTGCACTTAAAACTACCAACGAAGTCATTAATTGTGTATGTACCATACTtcaccaatcccgaaactactgagtaccggtcaacgttataccgtcaatgacccagaagaatttccctccaaccaggaagccaatcgtagcacgacacgtgtcgacatcagaagccaatcatagcgcgacaatgtcaacatcagaaggcaatcataacacgacatgtgtcaatgtcagaatgaaactagaaagtctcttctataaatatagatcattctttcacaatatttcataatgtcatttgtactaaatcattcacttgtactcactaaatgagagcttgaacctatgtacttgtgtaaatcatttgcaattaatgagaactcctctactccgtggacgtagccaatctgggtgaaccatgtacatcttgtttttgcttctctatctctatccatttacatacttatccatactagtgaccagagcaatctagcgaaggtcacaaacttaacactttctgttgtaccaaagtcctcacttattttgtgcattaacaaatTGCATTATGATAAATTGTACCAACGTCACCATGAGACATGAAAGAAAGACTCAAGCTCAAAAAGAAAAATCTAACATGGACGAAAGTCGCACTATCTATTATATATCAAGCGAATAGGGCAATGAATAGTGCCAATTTGGTGTCACAGCTTTGACAAAATATTAGGACAAAATTGCCCCTCAACCAAAACAAATCCAAAAACAGCccaatataatatatcaaataatgcAGGGGTAATTTGGtcatcataaaatataatataaatataagtgggaagagagaaaagaataaaaaaaataaaaagatgagtAAAAGTTGATGGTGCCCTCGTAAGggggaaagaaaaatataattaaaaggaaaatcatgaatattttgttcaaaacatcttacgAGGCGCGTAGTGCCAGTGATAAATTagtacatttaaaaaaaaaaattagtacctTATAATATGGGTGGGCACGAGCCGGGCCGGGTATCACAAATATGATCACTGAAACCGGACCTAACTCGGCAAATTTGATCACTGGAACCAGACCTAACTCGGCCCGTTTGAAATGGCCCGGTTCGGGATGGGTCCACGGGTCATTTTTTCCGGTTTTGAACCCCTCCCGAACTCGCCATCATCCAGAATCCTAGATCCTATATCTTCGACTCTGATACCAGAACCAAAACCTAATTGTTTTAAAACCTCAATTctcaaaccaaacaaacaaacaaaaaaaatcaaaaaattagaaggttgggggagagagagatcaAGAGGGAGGAGGTTGAGAATCGACAAATCCAAGGTGTGAGAAATCGGAGACATATGcgttgggagagagagagagactaggggagagagagatcgagaTGGATGAGGTTGAGAATCGACAGATCCAAGGTGTGAGAAATCGGAGACACATGcattgggagagagagagagattggggGGGAGAGAGATCGAGATGGAGGAGGTTGAGAATCCACGTATCCAATGTGAAATCGAAGACAAAGGTGTCGGGAGAGAGACTGGGGGAGTGAGAGAGGGAGGAGACTGGGTAGAGGAGAGTGACGAGAGCATTCGAGAAGGTGTGAGACACTGGTGGAGGTTGCGGTGGGGTGTGGGTGTGGTGTGTCTGCTTCGGGAATGAGAGTTGCAGAGATATGTGTGGTAAAGGTAGGAGAGGCATggagagttgcagagatggGAGAGGAATGAAGAGTTGCAAATATGGGAGAGAATGATCAAGataagagagagtgagtgagccAAGGTGACAATGTTCTCGAGATTGAGAACTGTCACGGGATGCCTGGGAGACAGTAATCTTTTCAAAATTGGGATGTTACACAAACGGGACCCCGggtacccattttttttataattttggacTCAGCCCACCCCTAAAATTCTAAAGCCCTGCCCTGCCCCGCCCCGtttctctttttaaaaattaagaaccaTCCCGTACCCGCCTCGACCCGCGGTTCctgtacccgtttgcccacccctaccttataatagactagcaataatgtgattcaatcagatgttgtgaatagtgattttggtgtcaccaaacttcaacaaaaatatttagacaagataaaaaaacttcaaagacatcccaaaataatgcatcaaataaggcaGTTTCGTCATTTTAATAGTGATtcacaataagctagcaataatgtaatttaatttctctatttttaaacacgttcaaaacattttaagaggcgtgtaatgccggttataaaaaaggcaTTTCACATGcggataataatatgattaaataagttgtcaaatgattgttttttttttcttttcaacaaacaatattatctatactaaaggaagggggtgggcttagcctcacaatgagttaacaataatgtgattcaatcagttgtttattcaatattattttctctatttttaaacactttCAAAACATTGTAAGaagcgtgtaatgccggttataaaaaaagtctttcgcacgcggataataatgtgattaaattaattgtcaaatgactgtttttttttttttttttacaaacgatattatctacactaagggggaagaGGGTaggcttagtctcacaatgggctagtaataatgtaattcaatcaattatttattaaatattattttctctattcttaatgtaaattctatagagaccgattttattatgtgaattcagttgCTTAATTGATTTATGAGggatttcttctagcatgatctaaaagtattcatttacttcaaatatttgactttccttttgtcaatttacacatataaatacatttaaaacgtataAGTCGAGCATAGCACGTTGTGATTCAATGAAGGCTAGTAATCTATAAAACCCACATCATAAAAATTCAACTTCATCTCTTGCCAAACCCACACTACTCAAAACAACCACAGATTGAAGATTTTGATagaaaaattggattgaaaaaggataaaaaaataattgataGAGAACTCAAAAATAAGCAAGCTTAAGCACGAACTTAATCACCACAAAAGGgactaaaaaaattagtatgtCATCAATgtgtgataaaaaaaatcacTTGGTGGCTTAACCACAACAGTTTACCTTTTTGAGGACCAAAAAGACTTACAGAGTCACTTCAGCATCTCTTTAACCAATATTGTGTGATTTATACGTTTCAAGAATCTATCTCAAAACATACCGCAAATAAAATATGAGTCTGAAATACATTTTTAATCAGTGGGTCATCCCGAAGCAGTTATAGACCATTATTCAATGTATAAAAATCACAAGTGCTAGACCAATTCCAGGGCAGAGTTTTTTTGTAAGGTTATTTTCGTTGGACCAGACCAATTCCAGGGCAGAGTTTTTTTGTAAGTTATTTTCGTTGGACCAGACCAATTCCAGGGCAGAGTTTTTTTGTAAGGTTATTTTCGTTGGACCAATGATATTAAAATTATGCATAGATCACACAGAAGACAATCCTATCTTACTTGCAAGTTGCATCGAACAGACAAGTAAAGGGTCCAAACCAACCATGTCATAAATAATCAAGTTCTTCAtaatggatttggatcctctcctgaacTAATGGAGGGGATCCTCCTGACTAGTTATTATGGGCCattagatttttatccaacggctataaatagagaagccactttaaagttataataattataaccgttagatttttatttaatggttCATGATaactggtcaggaggatcctctccattatctccagagaggatccaaatcccttcAGAATAACCAAATTCGTCGAGAAAAACGTGGGACCGTGCAATTTAACGACTTGATCGTTCTTTAATAAATTGTATATAGACAATAAAATATTATGGGATAAGTTTAAATAATAAGTATAAAGCCATCTCGAAAGTCGTCGAAGAAATATCACACTATTCACGAATCAGCTTGATTGCTCCTTAATTCAACATTTGACTAATGAGtttataatattaaaaataataaattataatatCAGACAACGTGGCATATGCGGGATCATATGTTAATTATTTGAGGTTTCTTTGAGGGTGACCCAACTTGTTATAAAAATCACAAGCGCTAGATCAATtccagtttagagtgttttttGTAAGGTCATTTTCTTGGGGGTAGTGATATTAAATTACATGGAAGACAACCTCATCTACTTGTAAGTTGCAACGAACAGACAAGGAAGGGTTGAATGTCTCATTTTTCTATCTTTAATCAACCACGTCACTCTTAATTAAATAGAAAAGTAATCAATCACGTAATTGACGAGTGAGAAAAGTCTTCCAAAAACTACATAATGTAGCACCAATATGAATAATTgctataaaaaaaaagcacaaatgAAGCAACCTTAGGAGAACACCAAAGCAGCAGTTGCTGCCTTTTCCAAATGGTTCCCCCGTTCTTCTAAAAAAAACTCTTAAACTACCAAGGTTTTGTTTTCATGTGGTAGAAACATGGAAACTCGTAAATAactaattatttatattattacacgtattaattatgtttaaaagataaaattaaatatatgcgGGTCGGTTTGGTTAATTGCACCCTAAGAATTTTGATAATCGATTAAGGTCAGTGCAGTTTGGTTTAGCcatcgaatttttttttttaaaagcccaaaccaaaccaaaccgccAGTGCAATTTGGGCGGTTtagttggttttttatttttttaatgccCAGCCCTATGTTCTACGTAGAACCCGACATAATTTTTTCTCTCAATAACTAAGAtccacataagcaaattcatCAATTATACTTtacttaaaattttttttttacattttcaaaTGCTTCAAATATTCCTATTGCATGTTTGATGTACACAATTAATTCTATATGGGCTCTTTTAGGTTTGATTATCATCAAAGataaatttgaatcatattattacaaACCCATTGTAAGGCTTAGCTCACTCCCCCACccttttaatgtagataatattgtttgcttaaaaacaaaacaacaatcTATCTTTTACCTTTTAGTTGGTCATAATTTTTTCATTTCACCCCTCAACATACCTCAGAGATAAAAAGTTACCTATTTCAATACAATCATACGTACTAAACGATCCCATATTACTCCTATATATACGTGTGTGTATGACAAGGCGATAAATCAACTTAAGCCTTTGCCCAGTTCATTGCTCAGTTCAGTAAAAATCATTTTGTCTCTAGCTTTCTAATTATTGAGTTGCAAAAATGGATTCTCTCCCATATGTAAACTCTATCACTGCTGGCTTGTTCACAGTAATCATCGTGTTCTATTACTTGTCACGAAGATGGAGAGCTGCAAATCACAAGCGCAAATTATCACCACCTGAAGCCAAGGGCGGTTGGCCTATATTTGGTCACCTTCCTTTGTTTGGAGGCTCCATACCTCCTCACTTAACTTTGGGAGCCATGGCGGACAAGTACGGACCCATTTTCACTATCCGCCTTGGCGTCCATCCGTCGTTGGTGATAAGCAGCAGTGAGATCGCAAAAGAATGCTTCACAACCAAAGACTTGAGCATAATCTCACGCCCAAGGATGGTGGTTCTAGACCACGTTAGCTACGACTACGCCATGTTTGGGTTCGGACCAGGTGGACCCTTTTGGCGAGAAATTCGCAAGCTAGTCACCTTGGAGTTGCTCTCAGTCCGGAAGGTTGAGCTGCTCAAGCACATTCGAGTGTCGGAAGTGGCTACTTTCTTAAAAGAATTGCACGAACTTTGGAGTACAAAGAAAAAGGAGGGCTCGAAAGATGGAGTGGTTGTAGAGCTAAAGCAATGGCTTGGGGACATGACGCTGAACGTGATTCTTACAATGGTGGCCGGAAAGCGGTATTCCGTGGCTGCCGCTGGGGATGAGAAGAAAGAAGCGCGTAAGGTTCAGACTGCATTGAGGGAGTTATTTGATTATCTGGGCATGTTTTTGCTGGGTGATGCGGTTCCTTATCTGCGGTGGTTGGATTGGGGTGGACATGAGAAGGCAATGAAGAAAAGTGCAACGGAAATGCACGCCATTGTTGAAGAGTGGGTTGAAGAGCATAAGCAGAGGAGAGCAAAAGGTGATGCAAAAGGAGAACAGGACTTCATAGATGCGATGCTCTCTGTGCTTGATGGTGCAGACCTTGGCAATTTTGATGCTGATACGATCGTCAAAGCCACAAGCTTGGTACGTATATATAATTCATTAATTTGCAGGCAAATAATTAACCATAAAAAGCTGGAGCTAGACGCTAAACACatcaagattttatttttagtttcaatacttaattaaactaattGCATGGTctataaaaagaaaatgaaaacataagacaagaatttttttttattttaaaacatacGATTTCCAATTTTATGTATGACTCATGCAACATATTTGAGTGCTTACCAATAGGTGATGGTAAAGAGATTATTTTTTTAGACTGTCTCTGTAAACTATATGATGTGGTGgttgataattagattatttCTTTAAATCTTTAAAAATAGAATACAACCATCAACCACCATATTTTTTGAATTACAAGATGTGATTTAAAAAGATAGTATCTTTAACATTTTCATCGCTTAAAAAATGTATAGATGTTATATATAGATATCCCCTAATCAATCAAGCAAATATTTTTTTGGCAGAATGTTATTGCAGGAGGTGGCGACACCACCATGGTGACATTGACCTGGGCAATATCGTTATTGCTGAACAACCCTCACGTTATGAAAAAAGCCCTAAATGAACTAGACATCAAAATAGGCAGACAAAGAGTTGTGAGTGAGGAAGATTTAAGCAACTTGGTCTACCTCCAAGCTATTGTGAAGGAGACGTTACGTTTGTACCCAGTAGGACCATTAGCAGGGCCACGTATGTTCAATGAAGATTGCACCATTGCTGGCTACCATATTCGAAAGGGCACCCGCTTCTTCCCAAACCTCTGGAAGATCCAAATTGACCCGAAAAATTGGCCCGAGCCACTTGAGTTCAAGCCAGAGAGATTTCTTACGACGCACAAGGACATTGATCTGAGGGGTCAACATTTTGAGCTTATTCCTTTTGGAAGTGGTAGAAGATCATGCCCTGGTTTGGCATTTGGCCTTCAAATGGTGCAATTTACATTGGCTAGTTTTCTACATGCGTTTGAAATCTCAAACCCATCAAGTGCCCCAGTTGATATGACAGAGAGTTTTGGAATGACCAACGTTAGGGCAGCTCCACTCAACGTTCTCATCAAACCTCGCTTATCTTCTGAACTCTATGGATAAAAGAAGGAAATATGAAATATTTTATGTGTGTTATGAATAAGAGGTTTTCATTGTTATTAGTTTTATATGATTATGTGTATATCTCTATAATCATAAAACCAATCAAAACCTGCCAATGTAAGATACAAAACCCAGCAATAATGCGTGTTGGAGAAATGGGCATATGTTGACTTTCCCATGTAACACAAGCAATAAAATGTTACATTTCCAATTTGGGCTCTGTGCGCCTGTTGCCTccggatttttttattttaaatttgtttgAAAAGAACCCACCCATTCGCCAGTACACAAACAGCCAACAGGATCCTTTCCAGATTTTTTTATGAGGATCATGAAGATTTAAGAATCGTGTTCATTTATGGTATATCGTGTAATCAGTTTTTGTTAAGTACTGATTATgtctatttttaaataaatatatttaaaatgatttgtGACATCACGATGTACAACTAATGCACTATAATTTACGAATTCCCAGAATCTtcataaaaaatatatgtacTCCACAAAcaggaccaaaaaaaaaaaaagcccaccTGCGATTATTATCGAAATTCGAAAAGctagttttattaattattattgatTGAAAAAACTGAGACATatctatactattattaagagaagaTGACTTATCAACTTTTTGCCCTTTACTTTTGAATacacaatgttgacatgagaagaacaaaatagtaattttgtaccttttgacaaaatgacaatcatatcctcatttttttcctattttaccctcacttttgatacacaatatttacataaagagggcaaaataataattatgtaatattaagaaaaatatgattttattaAGAGATCTCATCATCATTGTCTTATTctctttttaaaatatttaaaaactaatcacactccttaattaaaaataaaaaataaaataaaattattcacACACAATGTGTGTGCTCGTACCCTAGTTTTAATTACACTAACTGGGTCTAAACTGTTCTGAAGTGCAAAATTTGCATAGCAATGTATGTGTACTGCTTACATCACTTTGCATATATATAAGTAATGGGAAATCAAAATGTGATATTTTTAGCATTATTTGTAAGGCGGGAAAGAAATCCGAAAACACCGAATCTGATCCAAAAAATCCGAATCGAATTCAGAAAAAACCAAACTCGATAATCGAAACCGAACAATTcacaaaaccaaaccgaatataataatataatacataattttttaagacactttggatgcgatcACTAATTACCAAtgttctttgactaaaaccttgatggtttttagttttttatcgaAATCTCTGACATTAGtgtaataatgtatttctatgtaggttattatatttttaaattaaaaatgaaatttgtagttatttatattaatgagattttaaataaaacccataatttatgggattaaaaatattaaagataaattatactctccaatattttgtatgtgtgtgtgtgtgtgtacacacacatgggtacgttcatcaaaacaaaccaaaaaaattattgtaccaaaacatgggtacatttttcaaaagcataaaaaagaagaagatattagGCATAATagcattattaaatttcttctattaaacttgatatggatacattctcaaatcaatgaaatagaatgtacccatataagtttaaaaaatggattagagaaaagattgaatgaaattttatataaaaaaatgggtacattttaaattaaaaaaagggtacatttttaaTAAAGGGTACAAACtcattctaattttattttatatatttgggaaatgtttgaattgaaaattatttaggagtttaataagggtgtgagtattaaaattctaaatcaattaccaattttttatataaaacttatgtaacttacatgtaattcattaatatattaatgctaAGGACTCTGTGACACCCGACCCGGAAGCTCTACTAGGACTCTGAATTGAGCTGTGCTAACTGACACCAcgaaggtgacaaagccataaagtgtgatgctatggaaatattgtgaataaatttaaacc
This window contains:
- the LOC103450491 gene encoding strychnine-10-hydroxylase-like yields the protein MDSLPYVNSITAGLFTVIIVFYYLSRRWRAANHKRKLSPPEAKGGWPIFGHLPLFGGSIPPHLTLGAMADKYGPIFTIRLGVHPSLVISSSEIAKECFTTKDLSIISRPRMVVLDHVSYDYAMFGFGPGGPFWREIRKLVTLELLSVRKVELLKHIRVSEVATFLKELHELWSTKKKEGSKDGVVVELKQWLGDMTLNVILTMVAGKRYSVAAAGDEKKEARKVQTALRELFDYLGMFLLGDAVPYLRWLDWGGHEKAMKKSATEMHAIVEEWVEEHKQRRAKGDAKGEQDFIDAMLSVLDGADLGNFDADTIVKATSLNVIAGGGDTTMVTLTWAISLLLNNPHVMKKALNELDIKIGRQRVVSEEDLSNLVYLQAIVKETLRLYPVGPLAGPRMFNEDCTIAGYHIRKGTRFFPNLWKIQIDPKNWPEPLEFKPERFLTTHKDIDLRGQHFELIPFGSGRRSCPGLAFGLQMVQFTLASFLHAFEISNPSSAPVDMTESFGMTNVRAAPLNVLIKPRLSSELYG